The DNA segment TGGTGCAAATACAAAATGTATGACTCGAAAAAAAATCGGATTCTTACCGTAAGGGACTGCTTTTTGTTCTTATTTCGATCGTTCGAAAAAGTCGTGGATTTATGAATGCAAAGGAATAGGAGCGCAAACGTGCTCAAACTCTGAAATATCGATTCCATTTTTCAATGGAATCGATTGCCATTTTGTAAAAGACAAAGTGAGACCGGATTTACGATATTCCCGATTCGATATTTAGGAAGCTGGCGGATAATCCAAAAGAGTAATTTCGGGATTCTTTTTTTGAAAATAACCCTTATCCCATTCCGTATCAAACAAAAGCGCTGCCCGCCCGCCCCGATCGGAAACAAGGTTTGCAGAAGAAGGGACCTTTCCCAAATCCTCTTGGCCGATCCAGCAAGAGATCGCGTAGGGAAGAATCGTGATCGTCGAAGGTGCGTTGTATTCGTCTTGAAGTCTTCTCCGAAACACTTCAAACTGAAGTTGTCCCATTGCTCCGATGATCGGCAAACCGCCGCCTACCGTTTGAGAAGAAAATAAATGCAGAATCCCCTCTTCCGCGAGTTGATCGATTCCCTTTCGAAAACTTTTCATACTCGCAGTGTCTGAAGAAGAGATGGTCGCAAAGAGTTCCGGCGCAAACACAGGAAGTCCTTTTAGATCTGGAACCTTGGAAGTGGCGACGATGTCTCCGATCGCATACGTTCCAGGGTTGACGAGACCGATGATATCCCCCGGATATGCTTCATCCACCGTGTTTCGATCCTGGCCGAAGAACGCAAACGAAGAGGAAAGTTTAACCGACTTTCCCAATCTTCCGTGAAGCACGTTAAGCCCTCTTTCAAACTTTCCGGAGGTAACTCTTAAGAATGCGATTCGATCCCTGTGTTGACGATTCATATTCGCCTGAACCTTAAAGATAAATCCGCTAAACGGAGTGTTGACCGGGTCCAGTCTGGATCCGTCCTTCAAAGGAAAGAACATCGGAGGTGGAGCGATTTTGATAAATTCATCCAGGAACAATTGAATTCCAAAATTGTTCACCGCCGAACCGAAAAACACGGGAGTGATTTTAGAATCTAAAAAGTCTTCTTTGCTAAATTCGGAGATCCCGCCTTCGACAAGATCCAGTTCTTCGCGAAAGGATTTTAAAACCCATTCT comes from the Leptospira sp. WS92.C1 genome and includes:
- a CDS encoding peptide chain release factor 3; the encoded protein is MGRVAGLFADSRLCRKNLESGEEESVSEPVIQKSNQTIEEETRRRRTFAIIAHPDAGKTTLTEKLLLYGGAIQLAGAVKARKNRKAATSDWMEMEKEKGISITSAALQFEYGGHVLNLLDTPGHEDFSEDTYRTLIAADTAVMVLDAGKGVEPQTIKLFKVCRDRGIPIVTFINKMDRPTKNLFVLLDEIEKVLGISAIPMVWPIGTGVDFSGVYSRKDKTILTYDKTPGGSQKSAFQTSGVNDPEMDSRFEEWVLKSFREELDLVEGGISEFSKEDFLDSKITPVFFGSAVNNFGIQLFLDEFIKIAPPPMFFPLKDGSRLDPVNTPFSGFIFKVQANMNRQHRDRIAFLRVTSGKFERGLNVLHGRLGKSVKLSSSFAFFGQDRNTVDEAYPGDIIGLVNPGTYAIGDIVATSKVPDLKGLPVFAPELFATISSSDTASMKSFRKGIDQLAEEGILHLFSSQTVGGGLPIIGAMGQLQFEVFRRRLQDEYNAPSTITILPYAISCWIGQEDLGKVPSSANLVSDRGGRAALLFDTEWDKGYFQKKNPEITLLDYPPAS